From a region of the Streptomyces sp. B21-083 genome:
- a CDS encoding acyl carrier protein — MTSLNGHTTRTGVVSEEAVLADIRGMLAALLDEYGLDDVEIRMDTTFNRDLELESIDLVTLAGMLEEKYGNRVNFAEFLADMDFDEIIELTVGRLVEHVVASLKAAEAG, encoded by the coding sequence ATGACCAGCCTCAACGGGCACACGACCAGAACCGGTGTCGTCAGTGAGGAGGCGGTGCTCGCCGACATCAGGGGCATGCTCGCGGCCCTCCTGGACGAGTACGGCCTCGACGACGTCGAGATCCGGATGGACACCACCTTCAACCGCGACCTGGAGCTGGAGAGCATCGACCTGGTGACGCTGGCGGGGATGCTGGAGGAGAAGTACGGCAACCGGGTCAACTTCGCCGAGTTCCTGGCCGACATGGACTTCGACGAGATCATCGAACTCACCGTCGGCCGGCTCGTCGAGCACGTCGTCGCCAGTCTCAAAGCGGCGGAGGCGGGCTGA
- a CDS encoding beta-ketoacyl synthase N-terminal-like domain-containing protein translates to MTDRHALGAPSDAPVGPSASPVAIVGMSVLLPGAADLDTYWRNLLAGTDAITEVPAGRWDEDAYYRPDSAGGRAVADQVYCRRGGFVDGLAEVEVTRFGIMPNSVSGTEPDQLIALNVAAAALADAGGGAGWGGAGGRGELDSWLPDRHRVGVVLGRGGYLTPGLVRLDQRVRTAGQLVRTLGELLPDLDSAQLDSIRTAFTDTLGPDSPESAIGLVPNLAASRVANRLDLRGPAYTVDAACASSLVAVDQAVNELASGRCDVMLAGGVHHCHDITLWSVFSQLRALSPSQRIRPFHRGADGILIGEGTGVVVLKRLADAERDGDRIYAVIRGTGVASDGRAAGLVNPDPGGQAHAVRQAWRAAGLDPAQPGSIGLLEAHGTATPAGDNAELATLAEVFGPGDAGSLGGAGTAVIGSVKSMIGHTMPAAGVAGLVKAALAVHHGMLLPTLHCDDPNPALAATRFRPLDRAAPWETTAEQPVRRAAVNAFGFGGINAHVVLEEAPGARMRTTVSPAPSPGPRVTVAEPERVLLLAADTPEALAALLDTGDSSVLAAGLDATRPDPQTGRTRLGIVDPTAKRLTLARRAVAKGRAWQGRSDVWFRPESLQADGGTELGGLAFVFPGLEGDFEPRVDDIAAHFGLTDVLPAGERAEVGDVGRHGFGVVGVGLLLDRALRRMGVVPDAVAGHSVGEWTAMVAAGLYDGDEVGAFMATFDPDTVSVPGLAFGAVGAPAERVLTALAEEGWADAGIVLSHDNAPGQSMVCGPDAAVEAFVRAFRARGVLSQVLPFQSGFHTPMLAPYLAPIEQAASSFRLRPPTVPVWSGTTAAPFPSGESAVRELFVRHLLEPVRFRQLVEAMYAAGHRTFVQVGTGQLGSLIGDTLAGRDHLVIAANSPHRGGLAQLRRVATALWVSGRTTSPALPPTAATAATVGTAGSADVSAAPAPRAAGPSDRSTAPADTPASVRRGRPSTRPPVRLDLGGALVSLDEGTLTRLRAELGSRPGSRPGSVSNPARPSATEVPAAAAPRGAGPSRVAASAAAAAQQADAAPALGIVRTPGCAALPAAGLASPLDALAARFPAAAELSALLRETADTAAELIGAGHRRPGSTGAYAGGAVQGSGGSAGDASRGPGGPAGGAVPAGQAGVMPSTTQAAPAPWRGQEGVMPPATQAAPAPWRGQEGVAPPATQAAPAPWRGQEGVMPPATQAAPPPWRGQEGVMPPATQAAPPPWRGQEGVAPSSAQAAPAPWRTTVHVSPDTMPYLLDHCFFPQRPGWPDVADRWPVVPATTIVQHMMEAAQLSAARTHPGTRAVPVPVPVPVPVPVAVHGARFDQWLTATPPVDVDVTVTPVPGSPTHRAVSFGPRARATVELADNYPELTARPTPWPTTSATERAPDHTAAQLYAERWMFHGPAFQGVTELTALGEAHVRGVITTPPAPGSLLDNVGQILGYWIMATRTSRTVVFPVGMRTMRFYGPHPEPGTDVDCFVRITSLTDTVLEADVQLAVGGEVWAELSGWQDRRFDNDPQTRPVERFPERNTLSQARPGGWVLLHERWPDLASRDLIMRNSLGGEERSQYERHAPRGRRQWLLGRIAAKDAVRRWLWEREGEGDVFPAELRVHNDATGRPYVTGTHGRTLPPLDVSLAHRAEAGVAIVRPSRPGPASGARPDTGQGPGIDIEEVVERDASTLTTALGPAELALLRARSDADGESEALWFTRFWAAKEAVAKAEGTGFGGRPRDFAVREATDAGDRLTVSGRLAPAYTVHCEQTGNPPDCPTGSTSWPGQPDRPKKSQQNKESWTDDQPQRAHDQNRCRQ, encoded by the coding sequence ATGACGGATCGTCACGCGCTGGGCGCACCGAGCGACGCACCGGTCGGCCCGTCGGCGAGCCCGGTGGCCATCGTGGGCATGTCGGTGCTGCTGCCGGGCGCCGCCGACCTCGACACCTACTGGCGGAACCTGCTCGCCGGCACGGACGCCATCACCGAGGTACCGGCAGGGCGTTGGGACGAGGACGCCTACTACCGGCCCGACTCCGCCGGTGGCCGTGCCGTCGCCGACCAGGTGTACTGCCGGCGCGGCGGGTTCGTGGACGGGCTGGCGGAGGTGGAGGTGACCCGGTTCGGGATCATGCCGAACTCCGTCTCCGGAACCGAGCCCGACCAGCTGATCGCGCTCAACGTGGCCGCCGCCGCCCTCGCCGACGCCGGAGGAGGCGCAGGCTGGGGCGGGGCCGGAGGCCGCGGAGAGCTGGACAGCTGGCTGCCCGACCGGCATCGCGTCGGCGTGGTCCTGGGCCGGGGCGGCTACCTCACCCCCGGCCTCGTCCGGCTCGACCAGCGGGTGCGTACCGCCGGTCAACTCGTCCGGACACTGGGCGAGTTGCTGCCCGACCTGGACTCCGCCCAACTCGACAGCATCCGTACGGCGTTCACGGACACCCTCGGTCCCGACAGCCCCGAGTCGGCGATCGGGCTCGTGCCCAACCTCGCCGCCTCCCGGGTCGCCAACCGCCTCGACCTGCGTGGACCCGCGTACACCGTGGACGCGGCCTGTGCCTCCTCGCTGGTGGCCGTGGACCAGGCGGTGAACGAGCTCGCCTCCGGGCGCTGCGACGTGATGTTGGCCGGCGGAGTCCACCACTGCCACGACATCACCCTGTGGAGCGTCTTCTCGCAGCTCCGAGCCCTCTCGCCCAGCCAGCGCATCCGCCCCTTCCACCGGGGTGCCGACGGCATCCTGATCGGTGAGGGCACCGGCGTGGTCGTCCTCAAGCGCCTCGCGGACGCCGAGCGCGACGGAGACCGGATCTACGCCGTCATCCGGGGCACCGGCGTGGCCAGTGACGGCCGCGCCGCCGGGCTCGTCAACCCCGACCCCGGCGGCCAGGCCCACGCCGTACGCCAGGCCTGGCGGGCCGCCGGACTCGACCCCGCCCAGCCCGGTTCCATCGGCCTCCTGGAAGCCCACGGCACGGCGACCCCCGCCGGTGACAACGCCGAACTGGCCACGCTGGCGGAGGTGTTCGGGCCGGGAGACGCGGGCAGCCTGGGTGGCGCCGGTACGGCGGTGATCGGGTCCGTGAAGTCGATGATCGGGCACACCATGCCCGCCGCCGGTGTCGCGGGCCTCGTCAAGGCCGCCCTCGCCGTCCACCACGGCATGCTCCTGCCCACCCTCCATTGCGACGACCCGAACCCGGCCCTCGCGGCCACCCGTTTCCGCCCCCTGGACCGGGCCGCGCCCTGGGAGACCACGGCCGAGCAGCCGGTACGACGGGCGGCGGTCAACGCGTTCGGGTTCGGCGGCATCAACGCCCATGTGGTGCTGGAGGAGGCGCCGGGGGCGCGTATGAGGACGACCGTGTCCCCGGCGCCTTCCCCCGGGCCGAGGGTCACTGTTGCCGAGCCCGAGCGTGTCCTGCTGCTCGCCGCCGACACCCCCGAGGCCCTCGCCGCCCTCCTCGACACGGGCGACAGCTCCGTACTCGCAGCCGGACTTGACGCCACCCGCCCAGATCCGCAGACCGGACGTACCCGGCTCGGCATCGTCGATCCGACGGCGAAGCGACTCACCCTGGCGCGCCGGGCCGTCGCCAAGGGACGTGCGTGGCAGGGCCGTAGCGACGTCTGGTTCCGGCCCGAGTCGCTACAAGCGGACGGGGGGACGGAGTTGGGGGGCCTCGCCTTCGTCTTCCCCGGCCTCGAAGGGGACTTCGAACCCCGCGTCGACGACATCGCCGCCCACTTCGGTCTCACCGACGTCCTGCCGGCCGGTGAACGAGCCGAGGTCGGGGACGTGGGCCGGCACGGGTTCGGGGTTGTCGGGGTCGGGCTGCTGCTCGACCGGGCACTGCGCCGTATGGGCGTCGTCCCGGACGCGGTGGCCGGGCACAGCGTCGGCGAATGGACGGCGATGGTGGCCGCCGGACTGTACGACGGTGACGAGGTCGGCGCCTTCATGGCGACCTTCGACCCCGACACGGTCAGTGTGCCGGGGCTGGCCTTCGGGGCAGTCGGCGCGCCCGCCGAACGGGTACTCACGGCGCTCGCCGAGGAGGGCTGGGCGGACGCCGGGATCGTGCTCTCGCACGACAACGCGCCGGGCCAGTCGATGGTGTGCGGCCCTGACGCGGCGGTCGAGGCGTTCGTCCGGGCGTTCCGTGCCCGGGGTGTGCTCAGTCAGGTGCTGCCCTTCCAATCCGGCTTCCACACACCGATGTTGGCGCCCTACCTGGCCCCCATCGAGCAGGCCGCGAGCAGCTTCCGGCTCCGGCCGCCGACGGTTCCCGTCTGGTCGGGGACGACTGCGGCGCCCTTCCCTTCGGGTGAGTCGGCGGTGCGTGAACTGTTCGTACGGCATCTCCTGGAACCGGTGCGCTTCCGGCAGCTGGTCGAGGCGATGTACGCGGCCGGCCACCGGACCTTCGTCCAGGTGGGCACCGGCCAACTCGGCTCTCTCATCGGCGACACGCTGGCGGGGCGCGATCATCTGGTCATAGCCGCGAACTCCCCGCACCGCGGCGGCCTGGCACAACTCCGGCGTGTGGCAACGGCGTTGTGGGTTTCCGGCCGGACGACATCACCGGCGCTTCCACCCACCGCCGCCACCGCCGCCACCGTCGGCACCGCTGGCAGCGCCGACGTCTCCGCCGCCCCGGCACCCCGCGCCGCCGGCCCCTCCGACCGCTCCACGGCACCGGCCGACACGCCGGCCTCCGTGCGGAGGGGCCGGCCGTCCACCCGCCCGCCCGTCCGCCTCGACCTGGGTGGCGCCCTCGTCTCCCTCGACGAAGGGACGCTCACGCGACTGCGGGCGGAGTTGGGTTCGAGGCCGGGTTCGAGGCCGGGTTCCGTGAGCAACCCCGCACGGCCTTCGGCCACCGAGGTCCCGGCCGCCGCCGCGCCGCGAGGTGCCGGTCCGTCGCGGGTCGCCGCCTCGGCCGCCGCCGCAGCACAACAGGCTGATGCTGCCCCGGCGTTGGGCATCGTGCGGACACCTGGTTGCGCCGCGCTCCCGGCCGCCGGGCTGGCGTCGCCGCTGGACGCACTCGCGGCCCGCTTCCCGGCCGCCGCCGAACTCAGCGCCCTGCTACGGGAGACGGCCGACACCGCCGCCGAACTGATCGGCGCGGGCCATCGCCGACCGGGCTCCACCGGGGCCTACGCGGGCGGCGCCGTGCAGGGGTCGGGCGGGTCCGCCGGGGATGCTTCGCGGGGGCCGGGCGGGCCCGCAGGGGGCGCCGTCCCGGCCGGTCAGGCAGGGGTCATGCCGTCCACCACTCAGGCCGCCCCAGCCCCTTGGCGCGGTCAGGAAGGGGTCATGCCTCCCGCCACTCAGGCCGCCCCAGCCCCTTGGCGCGGTCAGGAAGGGGTCGCGCCTCCCGCCACTCAGGCCGCCCCAGCCCCTTGGCGCGGTCAGGAAGGGGTCATGCCTCCCGCCACTCAGGCCGCCCCACCCCCTTGGCGCGGTCAGGAAGGGGTCATGCCTCCCGCCACTCAGGCCGCCCCACCCCCTTGGCGCGGTCAGGAAGGGGTCGCGCCTTCCAGCGCCCAGGCCGCCCCGGCCCCCTGGCGCACCACGGTCCACGTCTCGCCGGACACCATGCCGTACCTCCTCGACCACTGTTTCTTCCCTCAGCGCCCCGGCTGGCCGGACGTGGCCGACCGGTGGCCGGTGGTCCCGGCGACGACGATCGTGCAGCACATGATGGAAGCGGCCCAGCTCTCGGCGGCGCGGACGCACCCCGGAACCCGAGCCGTACCTGTACCTGTACCTGTACCCGTACCCGTACCCGTGGCCGTGCACGGCGCCCGCTTCGACCAGTGGCTCACGGCCACCCCGCCCGTCGACGTGGACGTGACCGTCACCCCCGTCCCCGGATCGCCCACCCACCGGGCCGTCTCATTCGGCCCCCGCGCCCGAGCCACCGTAGAACTCGCCGACAACTACCCGGAGTTGACGGCCCGCCCCACCCCCTGGCCCACAACCTCCGCCACCGAACGCGCCCCCGACCACACCGCCGCCCAGCTCTACGCCGAGCGCTGGATGTTCCACGGCCCGGCGTTCCAGGGGGTCACCGAACTCACCGCGCTGGGCGAGGCGCACGTACGGGGAGTCATCACGACCCCGCCCGCGCCCGGCTCGCTCCTCGACAACGTCGGGCAGATCCTCGGGTACTGGATCATGGCGACACGCACCTCGCGGACGGTCGTGTTCCCGGTCGGGATGCGAACGATGAGGTTCTACGGGCCGCACCCCGAACCCGGCACCGACGTCGACTGCTTCGTGAGGATCACCTCGCTCACCGACACCGTCCTCGAAGCGGACGTCCAACTGGCCGTCGGCGGCGAGGTCTGGGCCGAGCTGAGCGGCTGGCAGGACCGGCGCTTCGACAACGACCCGCAGACCAGGCCCGTCGAACGCTTCCCCGAGCGCAACACCCTCTCCCAGGCCCGGCCGGGCGGCTGGGTGCTCCTCCACGAACGCTGGCCCGACCTCGCCTCGCGCGACCTCATCATGCGCAACTCCCTTGGTGGGGAGGAGCGTTCCCAGTACGAGCGGCACGCCCCGCGCGGTCGCAGACAGTGGCTGCTCGGACGGATCGCCGCCAAGGACGCCGTGCGCCGGTGGCTCTGGGAACGGGAGGGCGAGGGTGATGTGTTCCCGGCGGAGCTGCGGGTGCACAACGACGCGACCGGGCGGCCGTACGTCACCGGGACGCACGGCCGGACCCTGCCCCCGCTGGACGTCTCGCTCGCCCATCGGGCAGAGGCGGGCGTGGCGATCGTACGGCCGTCCCGGCCGGGGCCGGCCTCCGGCGCCCGTCCGGATACAGGGCAAGGGCCCGGCATCGACATCGAGGAAGTCGTCGAGCGGGACGCCTCCACCCTCACCACCGCCCTCGGCCCGGCCGAACTCGCCCTGCTGCGGGCCAGGTCGGACGCCGACGGCGAGTCCGAGGCGCTCTGGTTCACCCGCTTCTGGGCGGCCAAGGAGGCCGTCGCGAAGGCGGAGGGCACCGGATTCGGCGGCCGGCCAAGGGACTTCGCGGTGCGGGAGGCCACGGACGCGGGCGACCGGCTCACCGTCTCCGGCCGGCTCGCGCCCGCCTACACCGTGCACTGCGAGCAGACGGGCAATCCCCCGGACTGCCCGACAGGGAGTACGTCGTGGCCTGGACAACCGGACCGGCCGAAGAAGTCGCAGCAGAACAAGGAGAGTTGGACCGATGACCAGCCTCAACGGGCACACGACCAGAACCGGTGTCGTCAGTGA